In Haladaptatus paucihalophilus DX253, the following proteins share a genomic window:
- a CDS encoding DUF1616 domain-containing protein, with product MIDTSDMWQLLPRRVRRFPADLGVVIALVLVTVGVVRAGGVWTPVRLSFGFLFLFFLPGYSLVAVLFPEASGNRESDGGDEGDGTSTGFPRRIDGIERITLSIAVSLAVVPLIGYLVSYSPWGLNLDPSLLAIGGFTIVCALAGAVRQWTLPESDRFSVPIEDAYARFTPDVSTVTSHVRPLNVLLVVSLVVATAGIVYTTTTPRSDERFTEFYLGTKNASGSTVTDAYPKNFTAGDAKHLRVGIGNHEYERSNYTVVVLLQRVKRNNGSTRVTAERRLDRFHVSAGQGQTVVENRSLEPTMTGERLRLQFLLYRGAAPASPSAKNAYRRTHLWIRVHQ from the coding sequence ATGATAGATACGTCCGATATGTGGCAGTTGCTTCCACGACGCGTTCGCCGATTTCCCGCCGACCTCGGCGTCGTCATCGCACTCGTCCTGGTGACGGTCGGCGTCGTCCGCGCCGGAGGAGTCTGGACGCCGGTTCGACTGTCGTTCGGGTTCCTGTTCCTGTTCTTCCTGCCGGGATACAGCCTCGTCGCGGTGCTGTTCCCCGAAGCGAGCGGGAATCGAGAGTCCGACGGGGGTGACGAAGGAGACGGCACATCGACCGGATTTCCGCGGCGTATCGACGGTATCGAGCGCATCACGCTGTCTATCGCGGTCAGCTTGGCCGTCGTTCCGCTCATCGGCTACCTCGTCAGCTACTCGCCGTGGGGGTTGAATCTCGACCCGAGCCTCCTCGCTATCGGCGGCTTCACCATCGTCTGTGCCCTCGCAGGTGCGGTTCGTCAGTGGACGCTCCCGGAATCGGACCGGTTTTCGGTTCCTATCGAGGACGCGTATGCGCGCTTCACGCCCGACGTTTCGACGGTGACGAGCCACGTGCGGCCGCTGAACGTCCTCCTCGTCGTCAGCCTCGTCGTCGCCACTGCCGGAATCGTCTACACGACGACGACCCCGCGGAGCGACGAGCGGTTCACCGAGTTCTATCTCGGGACGAAAAACGCGTCGGGGAGCACGGTCACGGACGCGTACCCGAAAAACTTCACCGCCGGAGACGCGAAACATCTCCGCGTCGGTATCGGAAACCACGAGTACGAACGCTCGAACTACACCGTCGTCGTCCTCTTACAACGCGTGAAACGGAACAACGGATCGACCCGGGTCACGGCCGAGCGGCGGCTCGACCGGTTCCACGTTTCCGCCGGGCAGGGACAAACGGTCGTCGAAAACCGCAGTCTCGAACCGACGATGACCGGTGAACGGCTCCGGCTCCAGTTCCTTCTGTATCGCGGGGCGGCTCCGGCGTCGCCCTCGGCGAAAAACGCGTATCGACGGACGCACCTCTGGATTCGCGTTCATCAATAA
- a CDS encoding SDR family NAD(P)-dependent oxidoreductase, producing the protein MTDLSSKRVLITGGCGSIGSSLVRRVLQDGPELVRVIDNDEGRLHEMKTKLGAQYPRRLETSYKDVREFHEMRQAMEGIDVVFHAAALKHVGIVERDPFQAVRTNVRGTENVLRAATETDVEAVIAVSTDKASNPVSAMGATKLLSERLTVAANESADGRNVRFGCVRFGNVLGTRGSVVPVFVEQIRRGGPITVTDPEMTRFVMRPRDAAEFVVEAFGTTTGGEVVVRKMPAFKLGTLADALREQYASEFGYQPTEIPTRVVGSGPTERYHEKLVSADEVKHAVEERDRFVLFPNDESMPSEADGNALSGEYTSADARRLSKAELLRMLDDVKGKLSTAETVP; encoded by the coding sequence ATGACAGATTTGAGTAGCAAACGGGTACTCATCACGGGGGGATGCGGTTCGATAGGATCGTCGCTCGTTCGGCGAGTGTTACAGGACGGCCCGGAGTTGGTTCGCGTAATCGACAACGACGAGGGACGGCTACACGAGATGAAAACGAAACTGGGTGCACAGTACCCGCGTCGGTTGGAGACGTCGTACAAGGACGTCCGCGAGTTTCACGAGATGAGACAGGCGATGGAGGGAATCGACGTCGTATTCCACGCGGCGGCGTTGAAACACGTCGGTATCGTCGAACGCGACCCGTTTCAGGCCGTCAGAACGAACGTCAGGGGGACCGAAAACGTGCTTCGCGCCGCGACGGAGACGGACGTCGAAGCCGTCATCGCCGTCAGCACGGACAAGGCGTCCAACCCCGTTTCGGCGATGGGCGCGACGAAGTTGCTCTCCGAGCGACTGACCGTCGCCGCGAACGAGAGCGCGGACGGACGGAACGTTCGATTCGGTTGCGTCCGGTTCGGTAACGTGCTCGGGACGCGCGGGTCCGTGGTTCCGGTGTTCGTAGAGCAGATTCGACGAGGGGGACCCATCACCGTGACCGACCCGGAGATGACGCGGTTCGTCATGCGGCCACGGGACGCCGCGGAGTTCGTCGTGGAGGCGTTCGGGACGACCACCGGCGGCGAAGTCGTCGTCCGCAAGATGCCCGCGTTCAAGCTCGGAACGCTGGCCGACGCGCTTCGAGAGCAGTACGCGTCGGAGTTCGGCTATCAGCCCACTGAAATCCCGACGAGGGTCGTCGGGTCCGGACCGACCGAGCGCTACCACGAAAAACTCGTGTCCGCGGACGAAGTGAAACACGCTGTCGAGGAACGCGACCGATTCGTGCTCTTTCCGAACGACGAGTCGATGCCGTCCGAGGCCGACGGAAACGCGCTCTCCGGGGAGTACACGTCGGCCGACGCGCGACGGCTTTCGAAAGCCGAGTTGCTGCGGATGCTCGACGACGTAAAGGGAAAACTATCGACCGCGGAGACGGTCCCGTAG
- a CDS encoding glycosyltransferase family 2 protein, whose product MIPRVAYLVLVVGVLGVGFERYRTRFEKHELGAALLGALLVAVVAFAPRVAGLLNDVGLVEIVVGIAIVLALVAAVIARRKAVRNRRRFNALVRELAIRDVPMERSDEDAVYVVIPAYNEAETIGAVIESLPETLRGRAVVPLVVSDGSSDGTVRAARATDAIVVEHVVNTGQCSSLKTGFEIARRQHAEVVVGMDADGQHRGDELQRLVGPVLDGEADYVIGSRYRGTDASENGPIRRGGIWAFTTLINVLTKSSITDATNGFRALTIDAFERISWVEERFCAVELLVEVRKSGLRMKEVPVTVERRQGSTTKKPKLGYGLGIARTLVGSYLR is encoded by the coding sequence ATGATTCCTCGCGTAGCCTATCTCGTCCTCGTCGTCGGGGTGCTCGGCGTCGGATTCGAACGCTATCGCACCCGCTTCGAGAAGCACGAACTAGGGGCCGCGCTCCTCGGCGCGCTCCTCGTCGCCGTCGTCGCGTTCGCACCACGTGTCGCGGGACTGCTGAACGACGTGGGACTCGTGGAAATCGTGGTCGGCATCGCCATCGTACTCGCGCTCGTCGCGGCCGTGATCGCCCGCCGTAAGGCGGTCCGGAACAGGCGGCGATTCAACGCGCTCGTCCGCGAACTGGCGATACGGGACGTGCCGATGGAGCGGTCGGACGAGGACGCGGTGTACGTCGTCATCCCGGCGTACAACGAAGCCGAGACCATCGGCGCGGTGATCGAATCGCTCCCCGAGACGCTCAGAGGTCGCGCGGTCGTTCCCCTCGTCGTCTCCGACGGGTCGTCGGACGGAACCGTCCGCGCGGCCCGTGCCACGGACGCCATCGTGGTCGAACACGTCGTCAATACGGGACAGTGTAGCTCCCTGAAAACCGGGTTCGAAATCGCAAGACGACAACACGCCGAAGTGGTGGTCGGGATGGACGCCGACGGCCAACACCGCGGTGACGAACTGCAACGCCTCGTCGGCCCCGTTCTCGACGGCGAGGCCGACTACGTTATCGGGTCCCGATACCGCGGCACCGACGCGTCCGAAAACGGGCCGATCCGTCGCGGGGGAATCTGGGCGTTCACGACGCTCATCAACGTCCTCACGAAGTCGTCCATCACGGACGCGACGAACGGCTTCCGCGCGCTCACCATCGACGCGTTCGAACGGATTTCGTGGGTCGAAGAGCGGTTTTGCGCGGTGGAATTGCTGGTGGAAGTACGAAAGAGCGGACTCAGGATGAAGGAAGTGCCCGTGACCGTGGAACGTCGGCAGGGCAGCACGACGAAGAAACCGAAACTCGGCTACGGGCTGGGTATCGCCCGGACGCTCGTGGGGTCGTATCTCCGATGA
- a CDS encoding lysylphosphatidylglycerol synthase transmembrane domain-containing protein, whose protein sequence is MTEENSNVAEGTRHDRGNSDTTGETQEETGSRWESIGTVLKVLVSVASFGYLLWKFPVERAFRSMFEISAPYLVVLVPVVLLPIFLTSRSLQLLYEEHESVRFLPIFKVDTVDFVVNSFLPTRLGSLATTPLILNKYTGIELRRAFVIKGVQLQMIAAINGLVALTGLFVLLRYLGRNIALVLLASASVYLALPVFAFLLGWIDLPRVITDRAPKLLASVGEMQHDLFSSNKLKSVALLFVSFVVLSGVRFGIVGASQGLELSPLRYLLIPTLIYSVTVLPVSIGGIGVTEVTGTTVLVALGVSPSVATSVIILDRVFAAYLPLALLYVYANYVVHSDVSV, encoded by the coding sequence ATGACTGAAGAAAACTCGAACGTGGCCGAGGGTACCCGACACGACCGAGGAAACTCCGACACGACAGGGGAAACTCAAGAGGAGACCGGCTCGCGGTGGGAGTCCATCGGAACGGTGCTGAAGGTGCTGGTATCCGTCGCGTCGTTCGGCTACCTGCTGTGGAAGTTTCCGGTCGAACGGGCGTTTCGCTCCATGTTCGAAATCAGCGCTCCCTACCTCGTCGTGCTCGTGCCGGTCGTGCTGTTGCCCATCTTCCTCACGTCCCGGTCGTTGCAGTTGCTGTACGAGGAACACGAGTCGGTACGCTTTCTGCCGATATTCAAGGTGGATACGGTAGATTTCGTCGTCAATTCGTTTCTGCCGACCAGACTCGGCTCGCTCGCAACGACGCCGCTCATCCTGAACAAGTACACGGGTATCGAACTCCGGCGCGCGTTCGTCATCAAGGGCGTGCAACTGCAGATGATAGCGGCCATCAACGGTCTCGTCGCGCTGACGGGGCTGTTCGTGCTCCTTCGATACCTCGGACGGAACATCGCCCTCGTGCTGCTCGCCAGCGCGAGCGTCTATCTCGCGCTCCCGGTCTTCGCGTTCCTGCTCGGGTGGATAGACCTTCCACGGGTCATCACGGACAGGGCACCGAAGTTGCTCGCGTCGGTCGGCGAGATGCAACACGACCTGTTCTCGTCGAACAAGCTCAAATCCGTCGCGCTCCTGTTCGTCTCCTTCGTCGTCCTCTCCGGCGTTCGTTTCGGTATCGTCGGTGCGAGTCAGGGATTGGAGTTGTCGCCGCTTCGCTACCTTCTCATCCCGACGCTCATCTACTCCGTCACCGTGCTCCCCGTCTCCATCGGCGGCATCGGAGTCACCGAGGTGACGGGAACGACGGTGCTGGTCGCGTTGGGCGTCTCGCCGAGCGTCGCCACGAGCGTCATCATCCTCGACCGGGTGTTCGCCGCGTATCTTCCGCTCGCGCTCCTCTACGTCTACGCCAACTACGTCGTTCACTCGGACGTGAGCGTATGA
- the glmS gene encoding glutamine--fructose-6-phosphate transaminase (isomerizing) gives MCGITGYIGNESCSTIVAQCLKNLEYRGYDSAGIALLDDSLEVNKRSGEIDNLTVPSTSNATCGIGHTRWSTHGAPTERNAHPHTDCTERIAVVHNGIIDNYEEFKTDLLDEHQFTSETDTEVIAHLIEEALNEDGVDLREAVERVVSKLSGSFAIAVTAVGYDGIVAARQDSPLVIGHDDDATFLGSDVTAFVEHTRTVTFLEDGDIARLTEDGVTILNDGEVVEREPQTVDWDADAAEKGGYEHYMRKEIHEQPRAVRQALSGRIDELAGTVDLDLSLSEEYCRSLDEIQIVACGTSYYAGLYAAGLLEEYADVRVSVHIASEYEFKGNRDPWRTLVVAVTQSGETADTLRALRKAAGSGARTLAVTNTVGSTVTREVDDTVYIRAGPEIGVAASKTFVSQVTTLTLVTVYLGQQRDALSSNERASILEELSAVPSAIQQVLDAEPTVQREAKAFADSESFFFIGRRLGHPVALEGALKLKEISYEHAEGFAGGELKHGPLALVTEDTPVIAVLTDETNASETLHNVKEVESRGAPVIGVTSDDDPNAVFDTTFDVPSIGLMEPVVGNVYLQLFAYHVAKEKGRDIDKPRNLAKSVTVE, from the coding sequence ATGTGTGGAATCACCGGTTACATCGGAAACGAAAGCTGCTCGACCATCGTCGCACAGTGTCTGAAGAACCTCGAATATCGCGGCTACGACTCCGCGGGTATCGCCCTCCTCGACGACTCGTTGGAGGTGAACAAGCGAAGCGGGGAGATAGACAACCTGACCGTTCCATCGACGTCGAACGCCACCTGCGGCATCGGTCACACACGGTGGAGCACGCACGGGGCACCCACGGAGCGAAACGCGCACCCGCACACCGATTGTACGGAGCGGATAGCGGTCGTGCACAACGGTATCATCGACAACTACGAGGAGTTCAAGACGGACCTCCTCGACGAACACCAGTTCACCAGCGAGACCGATACCGAGGTCATCGCCCACCTCATCGAGGAGGCCCTGAACGAGGACGGCGTGGACCTCCGCGAAGCGGTCGAACGGGTCGTCTCGAAGCTCTCCGGGAGTTTCGCCATCGCGGTCACGGCCGTCGGCTACGACGGCATCGTCGCGGCGCGGCAGGACAGCCCCCTCGTCATCGGCCACGACGACGACGCCACCTTCCTCGGGAGCGACGTGACTGCCTTCGTCGAACACACCCGAACGGTCACGTTCCTCGAAGACGGCGACATTGCACGCCTCACGGAGGACGGAGTGACCATCCTCAACGACGGCGAGGTGGTCGAGCGGGAGCCCCAAACCGTCGATTGGGACGCCGACGCGGCCGAGAAGGGCGGCTACGAACACTACATGCGGAAGGAGATACACGAACAACCGCGGGCGGTACGGCAGGCGCTCTCGGGACGTATCGACGAACTCGCCGGGACGGTGGACCTCGACCTCTCCCTGTCGGAGGAGTACTGTCGCTCCTTGGACGAGATTCAAATCGTCGCGTGCGGAACGTCGTACTACGCCGGACTGTACGCCGCCGGGTTGTTGGAGGAGTACGCCGACGTTCGCGTCTCGGTGCACATCGCGAGCGAATACGAGTTCAAGGGGAACCGCGACCCGTGGCGAACGCTCGTCGTCGCCGTCACCCAGAGCGGTGAAACCGCCGACACGCTCCGCGCGCTTCGCAAGGCCGCCGGTTCGGGCGCTCGCACGCTCGCGGTGACGAACACGGTCGGCTCGACCGTCACCCGCGAGGTGGACGACACGGTGTACATCCGCGCGGGGCCGGAAATCGGCGTCGCGGCGTCCAAGACGTTCGTATCGCAGGTGACGACGCTGACGCTCGTGACGGTGTATCTCGGCCAACAGCGGGACGCACTGTCCTCGAACGAGCGGGCGAGCATCCTCGAAGAGTTGTCCGCGGTGCCCAGTGCGATTCAACAGGTGCTCGACGCCGAGCCGACTGTACAACGGGAGGCAAAGGCGTTCGCCGACAGCGAGTCGTTCTTCTTCATCGGGCGGCGACTCGGCCATCCGGTCGCGCTCGAAGGCGCGCTGAAACTCAAGGAGATATCCTACGAGCACGCGGAAGGGTTCGCGGGCGGCGAACTCAAACACGGGCCGCTCGCGCTCGTGACGGAAGACACGCCGGTCATCGCGGTCCTCACCGACGAGACGAACGCGTCCGAGACGCTTCACAACGTCAAGGAGGTCGAATCGCGGGGGGCACCCGTTATCGGCGTTACCTCGGACGACGACCCCAACGCCGTCTTCGATACGACGTTCGACGTTCCGTCCATCGGCTTGATGGAACCCGTGGTCGGGAACGTGTATCTACAGCTGTTCGCCTACCACGTCGCAAAGGAGAAAGGCCGCGACATCGACAAACCGCGAAACCTCGCCAAGAGCGTTACCGTCGAGTAA
- a CDS encoding glycosyltransferase family 39 protein, translated as MNSRSVVTFRSADALKVVVIAASWILLATAISVHMNGRLYPFLTVGVGAVAVLFVAYVVSVRSFPTRYLLAALVCLSVYYRALVVLFPSSYVGMDPDKYAGGIVSLMETGRVVNLDFPFYGKAPFFLVSGALTGDVMGVDALRMLDVYAFVFGALFPLLAYVVTRRLSSERVGIYATLLVTVGAASVIYATNPIAQTLAVGLWIPFLVVFGRYLRYKRTVDLVLTFLFTVAMVYTHKLTALLVFGTVVGSSAFILLQSREWMDDPLKRATTPSTLLMLTVLSGVLVVVQLTIITDYIVGVIGRFLLALHVTSVETVHVVPQAATPVASEPVNFVLRRGYGLTLVPLAGIAWLVLARRTDSHETRAILAGIAVCIALTGVGAVSVSAVNPSRMYFYMELLLFVVVAVAVLRRHVPGRRRSTAVLAVFFLLVTSQLVTPLVVPDHPQGERQYLTAEETAAKRFSTHVPGDIATDFFYAKSTVRLHNPRPARLDDPSADTYVYMDEELLNRTTLNGNSRYIAYRTQVRVYRMYGAMQGRWELTYDPVPGFDRRHERVYSNGGVVVYER; from the coding sequence ATGAATTCCCGCTCCGTCGTGACGTTTCGTTCTGCGGACGCGCTCAAGGTGGTCGTTATCGCAGCCAGTTGGATTTTGCTGGCGACGGCGATTTCCGTCCACATGAACGGCCGACTGTACCCGTTCCTTACCGTCGGTGTCGGGGCCGTCGCCGTGCTTTTCGTCGCGTACGTCGTTTCCGTCAGGTCGTTTCCGACGCGGTATCTGCTCGCGGCACTCGTCTGCCTCAGCGTCTACTACCGGGCACTCGTCGTGCTGTTTCCGAGTAGCTACGTCGGAATGGACCCCGACAAGTATGCTGGCGGTATCGTTTCGTTGATGGAGACGGGTCGCGTGGTCAACCTCGACTTCCCGTTTTACGGCAAAGCTCCCTTTTTTCTCGTCTCGGGTGCCCTCACGGGAGACGTGATGGGTGTGGACGCGTTGCGGATGTTGGACGTGTACGCCTTCGTCTTCGGCGCCCTCTTTCCCCTCCTCGCGTACGTCGTCACGCGTCGGTTGTCGTCCGAGCGCGTCGGAATCTACGCTACGCTCTTGGTCACCGTCGGTGCCGCGTCCGTCATCTACGCCACCAATCCCATCGCACAGACGCTCGCGGTCGGCCTCTGGATTCCGTTCCTCGTCGTCTTCGGGCGATACCTCCGATACAAGCGAACTGTTGACCTCGTTCTGACGTTCCTCTTTACGGTTGCGATGGTGTACACGCACAAGCTAACGGCGCTCCTCGTGTTCGGTACGGTCGTCGGGAGTTCCGCCTTCATCCTGCTCCAGTCGAGGGAGTGGATGGACGACCCGCTCAAACGGGCGACGACGCCATCGACCCTGCTGATGCTCACCGTTCTGTCGGGCGTGCTCGTCGTCGTCCAGTTGACCATCATCACGGATTACATCGTCGGCGTTATCGGCCGATTCCTGCTGGCACTTCACGTCACGTCGGTCGAAACCGTTCACGTCGTCCCTCAGGCGGCCACGCCCGTCGCCAGCGAACCGGTGAACTTCGTCCTCCGACGCGGATACGGGTTGACACTCGTCCCGCTCGCCGGAATCGCGTGGCTTGTTCTCGCGCGGCGGACGGACTCCCACGAAACTCGGGCCATTTTAGCCGGTATCGCCGTCTGTATCGCACTCACCGGCGTCGGTGCCGTGAGCGTTTCCGCGGTAAACCCGTCCCGGATGTACTTTTACATGGAACTGCTGTTGTTCGTCGTCGTGGCCGTTGCGGTCCTTCGCCGACACGTTCCGGGGCGGCGACGGAGCACCGCCGTCCTCGCAGTCTTCTTCCTGCTGGTGACGTCGCAGTTGGTAACCCCGCTCGTCGTTCCCGACCACCCGCAGGGTGAACGCCAATATCTCACCGCCGAGGAAACCGCTGCGAAACGGTTCAGCACCCACGTTCCGGGGGACATCGCCACGGACTTCTTCTACGCGAAATCGACGGTTCGACTTCACAATCCGAGACCAGCTCGACTCGACGATCCAAGTGCGGATACCTACGTGTACATGGACGAGGAGCTGTTAAACCGAACGACGTTGAACGGAAATAGTAGATACATCGCTTACCGGACGCAAGTTCGCGTGTATCGCATGTACGGAGCGATGCAAGGTCGATGGGAGTTGACTTACGACCCCGTGCCGGGTTTCGACCGACGTCACGAACGCGTGTATTCGAACGGTGGCGTCGTCGTCTATGAGCGGTGA
- a CDS encoding NAD-dependent epimerase/dehydratase family protein: protein MNGSAEPPTVAVTGATGYVGSRVVEVLRTAHPEWTVRPLSHHESGPAIDGGIEHVDIRERDRLTDALAGSDVVVHLAAVSGVKNCDENPELAYEVNVQGTNNVAWFCWRETAALVFPFSVAVLGTPESMPVTVDSPRTPMNWYGRTKVLGERAVQIFARGSFPAHLFLKSNIYGEHTANGERISKSTVINFFIERAMSGESLPVYEPGTQARDYVHVRDVGDAYRRSVERLVDELDDGTTGTKGYEIASEEQTDVLSLAELVQRTVADETGRSPDIELIENPRSNETLVTDFDVDTTRAERELGWQPDRSIRETVRRLVRRKVEEGY, encoded by the coding sequence ATGAACGGATCAGCAGAACCGCCGACGGTCGCGGTAACGGGGGCGACGGGCTACGTCGGGAGCCGCGTCGTCGAAGTGCTCCGAACCGCGCATCCCGAGTGGACCGTTCGGCCGCTCTCACACCACGAGAGCGGACCCGCCATCGACGGCGGCATCGAACACGTCGATATCCGCGAGAGGGACCGCTTAACCGACGCGCTCGCCGGTTCGGATGTCGTCGTTCACCTCGCCGCAGTCAGCGGCGTGAAGAACTGCGATGAGAACCCGGAACTCGCCTACGAGGTCAACGTACAGGGGACGAACAACGTCGCGTGGTTCTGCTGGCGGGAGACGGCCGCCCTCGTGTTTCCGTTCAGCGTGGCCGTCCTCGGCACCCCGGAGTCGATGCCGGTGACGGTCGATTCGCCACGGACGCCGATGAACTGGTACGGACGCACCAAGGTTCTCGGGGAGCGCGCGGTCCAGATCTTCGCCCGCGGGTCGTTCCCGGCACACCTGTTTCTCAAGTCGAACATCTACGGCGAGCACACGGCGAACGGGGAACGGATCAGCAAGTCCACCGTCATCAACTTCTTCATCGAGCGCGCGATGTCGGGCGAGTCTCTGCCGGTCTACGAACCGGGGACGCAGGCGCGAGATTACGTCCACGTGCGGGACGTCGGGGACGCATACCGTCGAAGCGTGGAACGGTTGGTGGACGAACTCGACGACGGAACCACCGGGACGAAGGGATACGAAATCGCGAGCGAGGAACAGACGGACGTGTTGTCACTGGCCGAACTCGTCCAGCGGACGGTTGCGGACGAAACGGGTCGCTCCCCGGACATCGAACTGATCGAGAATCCCCGGAGCAACGAAACCCTCGTCACCGACTTCGACGTGGATACCACGAGGGCCGAACGGGAGTTGGGATGGCAGCCGGACCGTTCGATTCGAGAAACCGTCCGACGACTCGTCCGTCGAAAGGTCGAGGAGGGTTATTGA
- a CDS encoding metal-dependent hydrolase, protein MWPWGHLAVGYLAYSGLRRTRTTRPPTGTDVIALVVGTQFPDLVDKPLAWWVGVLPTGRSLAHSLLTASVLLAVTYGICRRNGHRSRWAAFAVGYVSHPFADVLLTVLAGGYGRATFLLWPILPLSSPASGPSVVGVPGDFPIELSLVVAAVYVWLADGAPGVASVLPLGSDPHRER, encoded by the coding sequence ATGTGGCCGTGGGGACATCTGGCGGTGGGGTACCTCGCCTACTCGGGGCTTCGACGGACGAGAACGACCCGTCCGCCGACCGGCACCGACGTAATCGCGTTGGTCGTCGGGACGCAGTTCCCCGATTTGGTGGACAAACCGCTCGCGTGGTGGGTCGGCGTCCTCCCGACGGGGCGGTCGCTCGCACACTCGCTGCTGACCGCGAGCGTGCTGCTCGCCGTTACCTACGGCATCTGCCGACGAAACGGACACCGGTCCCGCTGGGCCGCCTTCGCCGTGGGGTACGTGTCACACCCGTTCGCGGACGTGCTCCTCACTGTACTGGCCGGTGGGTACGGACGGGCGACGTTTCTGCTGTGGCCGATTCTCCCGCTTTCGTCGCCGGCTTCTGGTCCGTCAGTCGTCGGCGTGCCCGGCGACTTCCCGATAGAACTGTCGTTGGTGGTCGCGGCGGTCTACGTCTGGCTGGCCGACGGCGCGCCGGGCGTCGCATCCGTCCTCCCGCTCGGGTCCGACCCGCACCGCGAACGGTAG
- a CDS encoding NAD-dependent epimerase/dehydratase family protein, with amino-acid sequence MSDTDASAGTPTVSVTGAGGYVGSCVVNVIREHHPEWEIRAFDNFYRGEIHRIGDIDVEFLDVRRRDRLESALDGSDVVLHLAAASDVDSCRDDEEFALETNVHGTTNVAWFCKRTGAGLAFPFSMAVLGDPEEFPITVDASRRPMNWYGETKLVGERTIESLAADAFPAHLFLKANVYGEHTVNDRGISRGMVLEFFVRRAFADEPISVYEPGTQARNFVHVRDVADAYRRSAERLVDRCDAGRTGVSKYEIASDEEWTVMELAELVQRTVADEVGREPDIEVVENPRGDETLVTDFDVDISAARRELGWQPDRSIRASVERLVRRRAEG; translated from the coding sequence ATGAGCGACACGGACGCATCCGCGGGGACGCCGACGGTCAGTGTCACCGGCGCGGGCGGGTACGTCGGTAGTTGCGTCGTGAACGTTATTCGAGAGCACCATCCCGAGTGGGAGATTCGGGCCTTCGACAACTTCTACCGCGGCGAAATCCACCGCATCGGCGATATCGACGTGGAGTTCCTCGACGTTCGACGGCGCGACCGGCTCGAAAGCGCGTTGGACGGTTCGGACGTCGTGCTCCACCTCGCCGCCGCAAGCGACGTGGATTCGTGCCGCGACGACGAGGAGTTCGCGCTCGAAACGAACGTTCACGGGACGACCAACGTCGCGTGGTTCTGCAAACGAACGGGTGCCGGGTTGGCGTTTCCGTTCAGCATGGCCGTCCTCGGCGACCCCGAGGAGTTCCCGATAACCGTGGACGCGTCGCGGCGACCGATGAACTGGTACGGGGAGACGAAACTCGTCGGGGAGCGGACCATCGAATCGCTCGCGGCGGATGCGTTTCCGGCGCACCTGTTCCTCAAGGCCAACGTGTACGGCGAACACACGGTGAACGACCGCGGTATTTCGCGCGGAATGGTCCTCGAATTCTTCGTTCGGCGCGCGTTCGCGGACGAACCGATTTCGGTGTACGAGCCGGGAACACAGGCGCGAAACTTCGTTCACGTGCGGGACGTCGCCGACGCCTACCGACGGAGCGCGGAGCGGTTAGTGGACCGATGCGATGCGGGTCGGACGGGCGTCTCGAAGTACGAGATTGCGAGCGACGAGGAGTGGACGGTCATGGAACTGGCCGAACTGGTCCAACGGACGGTCGCCGACGAAGTGGGCCGGGAGCCGGACATCGAAGTCGTCGAAAACCCCCGCGGCGACGAGACGCTCGTCACCGACTTCGACGTGGACATCTCCGCCGCACGGCGGGAGTTGGGATGGCAGCCGGACCGCTCGATTCGAGCGTCCGTCGAACGCCTCGTCCGACGGCGTGCGGAGGGCTGA